The genomic window CTGGGCCGGTCGCTCCGCACCCTCGGCGTCCTGCTGCGGGCCCAGGACCCTGACCGCGCCCGCATCACCGAGAGCCTGCAGATGGCCGCACAGGCTAAGGATCACGTGGCCCTGTGTTACGCCCTCCAGGTGAGCGCGCTGTTGGCCGCCGACGGCGGCGACTACGTCCGCGCCGCGCGGGTGCTGGGGGCGGCGGAGGCGCACCTGGAGAGCCTGCGGCTGTCCACACCCGAATGGGTCGTGACAGATCAGACGGCCGTGGGGCGCGCCATCGTGACGATCCTGCGCGCACTGGGACGGGACGCCTTCGGTGCCGCGTGGGTGGAGGGACGGCGGATGCCCCTGCCCGTGGTGATCGACTATGCCACGGGACGCCTCACCCTGCCGGCCCCCACGCCCGTCCCTTCGGAGAGGAAGTCCGACCGCCCCCTGCTCAGCCCACGGGAGTGGGAGGTGGCCCGGCTGGTCACCCGGGGGCTCTCCAACCGCGAGATCGCCCGCACGCTGGTGATCAGCGAGCGCACGGTGGACGCCCACCTGCGCCACATCCTGGACAAGCTGGGTTTTACCTCCCGCACCCAGGTCGCTGCCTGGGTGGCCGTGGCCGACACCGCCCCGCCCCCCTCCCGAGGCGTCCCGCCCGAATAGGCACCCCAGTAGGTGAGTTCGCCGATGGCAGGGGCTTCAGCCGGGCCCTACAGTGCCTCCATCACGTCGAGGAGGTGAGCGATGAAGCGGCGAGTGTTGATCGCGGCGCCGGCGCTGGTGCTGGTCATCGCCGGCACGCTGTGGGCGCAGGGGGTCTCCGGGCCGGTGGGGCTCAAGGCGACCACGGTGCT from Armatimonadota bacterium includes these protein-coding regions:
- a CDS encoding LuxR C-terminal-related transcriptional regulator → MALCYALQVSALLAADGGDYVRAARVLGAAEAHLESLRLSTPEWVVTDQTAVGRAIVTILRALGRDAFGAAWVEGRRMPLPVVIDYATGRLTLPAPTPVPSERKSDRPLLSPREWEVARLVTRGLSNREIARTLVISERTVDAHLRHILDKLGFTSRTQVAAWVAVADTAPPPSRGVPPE